A window of the Echeneis naucrates chromosome 3, fEcheNa1.1, whole genome shotgun sequence genome harbors these coding sequences:
- the katnb1 gene encoding katanin p80 WD40 repeat-containing subunit B1 isoform X2 has product MGHKANITSLGFHPFGDFLASSSLDTNIKLWDVRRKGYVFRYKGHTQAVRGLAFSPDGKWLASASDDCTVKLWDLTQGKTITEFKSHIAAVNVVQFHPNEYLLASGSSDRTIKLWDLEKFTMISSLEGDTTPIRCIFFSPDGSCLYSGATDSLRVFGWEPDRCFDVVPVGWGRVSDLAVCNQQLIGVSHQLSSVSSFVVDLKRVKKSSGSLIQGIIQDNQPLTEPKDPRGSALRRNYDRPTTTCSSQRVKQGSDTDRRSPSEDEADEKLSSAEIHNAEDYKEIFQPKNAISRTPPRISEPFPAPPEDETILAIGRQLKDMVSPFPDKQQAPPLASSTPVQRVEPTVVLCVKRPAPSAVAPSTSDPPRSRSPPPQPPIATKSKQQPKIILSTRNEPIGLNVADFLPCSPNARPGVLSDEEALSQIKKGHDTMCVMLSSRHKNLEMVRVVWAREDIKSALDTAVSMNDLSIVVDILNIINLQPSLWKLDLCTSILPQIDKLLQSKYESYMQTGCTSLKLIMKHFWMLISDTLKAVPSVGVDITREERHLKCRMCCKQLKNLSNFVKNKAAQVGRHGSAFKELQLLMAPLDDSL; this is encoded by the exons ATGGGACACAAAGCCAACATCACCAGTCTGGGCTTTCATCCGTTTGGAGACTTCCTGGCTTCCAGCTCCCTGGACACAAATATCAAG CTGTGGGATGTCAGGAGGAAAGGATATGTGTTCAGGTACAAG GGCCACACTCAGGCTGTGAGGGGTCTGGCCTTCAGTCCAGATGGGAAATGGTTGGCTTCAGCAAGTGACGACTGCACTGTGAAG CTGTGGGACCTGACTCAGGGGAAAACCATCACAGAATTCAAATCTCACATCGCCGCCGTCAACGTGGTGCAGTTTCACCCCAATGAGTACCTGCTGGCATCAGGCAGCTCCGACAG gaccATCAAGCTGTGGGATCTGGAGAAATTCACCATGATCAGCTCACTAGAGGGAGACACAACTCCAATCAG GTGTATATTTTTCAGTCCGGATGGCAGCTGTCTATACAGCGGGGCCACAGACTCTCTGCGGGTCTTTGGCTGGGAGCCTGATCGCTGCTTCGATGTGGTTCCGGTGGGCTGGGGTCGAGTTTCCGACCTTGCTGTCTGCAACCAGCAGCTG ATTGGTGTCTCCCACCAACTTTCCAGCGTGTCATCCTTTGTGGTCGACCTGAAGCGGGTGAAGAAGAGCAGTGGCTCCCTGATCCAAGGAATCATCCAGGACAACCAGCCACTCACAGAGCCCAAGGATCCCAGGGGATCTGCTCTGCGCCGCAACTATGACAGACCCACAACCACCTGCAGCTCGCAGAG ggtgAAGCAGGGGTCAGACACTGATAGGCGAAGCCCCAGTGAGGATGAAGCAGATGAAAAGCTGTCGTCAGCTGAGATTCACAACGCTGAGGACTACAAGGAGATTTTTCAGCCCAAGAACGCCATCT ctcGAACTCCTCCCAGGATTTCAGAACCTTTTCCTGCTCCTCCAGAAGACG AGACCATATTAGCCATTGGCCGTCAGCTGAAGGACATGGTTTCTCCGTTTCCTGACAAGCAGCAG GCTCCACCTTTGGCCTCTTCCACACCCGTCCAGAGGGTGGAGCCTACGGTAGTCTTGTGTGTGAAGCGCCCAGCCCCCTCAGCAGTGGCCCCTTCAACCTCCGACCCCCCCAGGTCCCGCTCCCCTCCCCCTCAGCCTCCCATCGCCACGAAGTCTAAACAACAACCTAAGATCATCCTGAGCACCAGGAACGAGCCCATTGGCCTCAACGTGGCCGATTTCCTGCCT TGTTCACCCAACGCCAGACCTGGAGTCCTGAGTGACGAGGAGGCTCTGTCCCAGATCAAGAAAGGCCATGACACCATGTGTGTAATGCTGAGCAGCCGACACAAGAACCTGGAGATGGTTCGAGTTGTGTGGGCCAGAGAGGACATCAAG agTGCTCTGGACACGGCTGTCTCCATGAACGACCTGTCTATCGTAGTGGACATCCTCAACATCATCAACCTGCAGCC GTCACTATGGAAACTGGACCTGTGTACATCGATTCTTCCTCAGATTGACAAACTGTTGCAGAGTAAATATGAGAG ttacATGCAGACCGGTTGTACATCTCTTAAACTCATCATGAAACATTTCTGGATGTTGATCTCTGACACGCTGAAGGCGGTGCCATCTGTGGGTGTCGACATCACAAGGGAGGAGCG ACACCTGAAGTGCAGGATGTGCTGTAAACAGCTGAAGAACCTCAgtaactttgtgaaaaacaaagcagcgcAGGTCGGTCGCCATGGCAGCGCCTTcaaggagctgcagctgctcatgGCACCGCTCGATGACTCACTCTGA
- the kifc3 gene encoding kinesin-like protein KIFC3: protein MYVLCTLAVLTLHSLFKNRNKVAEPQGQRLSPEDGVSEVWGWSKTLGGGPDLDWRQPMSCRAEGLRRGGGSGCNIPESRRVQVQPVQQSSSVLSPVMYSTRKTWDLGHAPCLQELWKKDISLDASSVDFLMSDDDDGSFLSLPSATYSQHRSLTTELTETNAPNQQLLIQTLQDKVCKFQTRLRSEELTRHLLVQQLQQRVQEGEGRGVPSLQGEEPLLAPSKTEKLLQPGEKPSHCLTCPEEEQLVIGLRKQVEELEEKLVDQTREVERLRSELGATDLEKQLELLLAENDHLKQELKSCRSSELQRLNPAEPCSHCPHSQEAETLRREVSRWESQARQRERRLAELERELLDKSFRVETLQRQMNDSTWQMEESRRQQGEAERKLTLRLQECEEELARQASVPPRVKYVTQTVEVESPDSQKALVETQVKNAALQEQLSVQRQLLRELETQLHESQRTCAQLRTQLLADRARLCSFLPNTLGRSGIEVVRGLSKVLVYEGEMERAQGHLEAEMQNLEDEKNRVIEEAFVRAEREMKAVHENLAGVRLNLLSLQPALRTLTCDYNCLKKQVQDFPLMLDQAIREAKQEICQVISDVSSTNQELLRKYRREMNLRKKCHNELVRLKGNIRVFCRVRPVSQEEQDTADAKTMLSFDSDDDAILYLSNKGKIMTFELDKVFPPQASQEEVFQEVQSLVTSCIDGFNVCIFAYGQTGSGKTYTMEGVVDDPGINQRAMRLLFSEVIAKAPDWDYKITVSMVEIYNETLRNLLGENPTDKLDIKMNPDGSGQLYVPGLTEFTVQSPEDINRVFELGHMNRATACTNLNEHSSRSHALLIITVSGFNVDTGNRTQGKLNLVDLAGSERIGKSGAEGSRLREAQCINKSLSALGDVINALRSKHSHIPFRNSRLTYLLQDSLSGDSKTLMMVQVSPLPSNISESICSLKFAQRVRSVELSSSTTSSRRHENSSTSSSPTHDSVELDSPPVTPIPLPISRASSAGSTLSSASRTPSSSRRRSQSQLSTGTQVDRASQLVGDGGQDD, encoded by the exons ATGTATGTCCTGTGCACCCTGGCTGTCCTGACCCTCCACAGCCTCTTCAAGAACCGGAACAAGGTTGCCGAACCTCAGGGACAGAGACTTAGTCCAGAGGATGGAGTCTCCGAAGTCTGGGGGTGGTCCAAGACTCTGGGTGGTGGACCAGATTTGGACTGGAGACAACCaatgagctgcagagctgaagggctgaggaggggaggaggaagtggcTGTAACATTCCAGAGAGCAGGAGGGTCCAGGTTCAG ccGGTTCAGCAGTCCAGTTCTGTGCTCAGTCCGGTCATGTATAGCACCAGAAAGACGTGGGACCTCGGCCATGCCCCCTGCCTGCAGGAGCTCTGGAAGAAAGACATTTCGTTGGATG CGAGCTCAGTGGACTTCCTGATGAGTGATGACGACGATGgctccttcctgtctctgccCTCTGCCACCTACTCACAGCACCGATCTCTGACCACAGAGCTGACTGAAACAAACGCACCCAACCAGCAGCTGCTCATCCAG actcTACAGGACAAAGTGTGCAAGTTTCAGACTCGTCTTCGTTCTGAAGAACTCACCCGTCACCTGCTggtccagcagctgcagcagagagtcCAAGAGGGAGAGGGACGAGGAGTCCCGTCGCTGCAGGGGGAGGAGCCTCTGTTGGCCCCCTCCAAAactgagaagctgctgcagcctggtgaAAAACCTTCACATTGTCTCACCTGTCCGGAAGAAGAGCAGCTTGTTATTGGGCTGCGCAAACAG gtggaagagctggaggagaagctggtGGACCAGACTCGGGAGGTGGAGAGACTTCGCTCTGAGCTG GGGGCAACAGACCTGGAGAAGCAGCTTGAGCTGCTGCTGGCGGAGAATGACCATTTGAAGCAGGAGCTGAAGTCATGCAGGAGCTCAGAGCTTCAGAGGCTCAACCCTGCAGAGCCCTGCAGCCACTGCCCCCACAGCCAG GAGGCAGAGACCTTACGGAGGGAGGTGTCCCGCTGGGAGAGCCAGGCCCGGCAGAGGGAGCGGCGTCTGGCCGAGCTGGAGCGAGAGCTGCTGGACAAAAGCTTCAGAGTGGAGACACTCCAGCGACAAATGAATGACTCCACCTGGCAGATGGAGGAGTCACGACGTCAGCAGGGGGAGGCAGAGCGCAAACTCACTCTTCGACTGCAAGAGTGTGAGGAAGAGCTGGCCAGGCAGGCATCTGTGCCCCCTAGGGTCAAG tATGTTACTCAGACGGTGGAGGTGGAGTCACCTGACTCCCAGAAAGCTTTGGTGGAGACGCAGGTGAAGAATGCTGCCCTGCAGGAGCAGCTGTCTGTGCAGAGGCAGCTGCTGAGGGAGCTGGAGACGCAGCTGCACGAGTCTCAGAGGACCTGCGCTCAGCTCAGGACACAG CTGCTTGCCGACCGAGCTCGTCTCTGCAGCTTCCTCCCTAACACCCTCGGCAGGAGCGGCATTGAGGTGGTTCGTGGGTTGTCTAAG GTCCTGGTCTATGAAGGCGAGATGGAGCGGGCTCAGGGTCACCTGGAGGCCGAGATGCAGAACTTGGAAGATGAGAAGAACCGAGTGATCGAGGAAGCTTTTGTCcgagcagagagagaaatgaaggcAGTCCATGAGAATTTGGCAG GTGTGCGTCTGAACTTGCTCAGTCTCCAGCCGGCCCTCCGGACTCTGACGTGTGACTACAACTGTCTGAAGAAGCAGGTTCAAGATTTTCCTCTGATGCTGGATCAGGCCATCAGGGAGGCCAAGCAGGAG ATCTGTCAGGTGATCAGTGACGTCAGCAGCACAAACCAGGAGCTGCTGCGTAAATACAGGAGAGAAATGAACCTGAGGAAGAAATGTCACAACGAGCTGGTTCGACTCaaag GTAACATCCGTGTTTTCTGTCGCGTCCGGCCGGTCAGTCAGGAGGAGCAGGACACCGCTGATGCCAAAACCATGTTGAGCTTCGACTCTGACGATGATGCCATCCTCTATCTGTCCAACAAGGGCAAGATCATGACATTTGAGCTGGACAAGGTCTTCCCCCCCCAGGCATCGCAGGAGGAA GTGTTTCAGGAAGTGCAGTCTCTGGTCACTTCCTGTATCGACGGCTTCAATGTCTGCATCTTTGCCTATGGTCAGACCGGCTCTGGGAAAACGTACACCATGGAG GGCGTGGTTGACGACCCCGGCATTAACCAGCGAGCAATGCGCCTGCTGTTCTCCGAGGTGATTGCGAAGGCTCCAGACTGGGACTATAAGATCACCGTCAGCATGGTGGAGATCTACAATGAGACGCTGCG GAATCTGCTGGGGGAGAATCCCACCGACAAACTGGACATCAAGATGAATCCTGATGGCAGTGGACAGCTGTACGTCCCTGGACTGACCGAGTTCACCGTCCAGAGTCCTGAAGATATCAACCGG GTGTTTGAACTGGGTCACATGAACAGAGCGACAGCCTGCACCAACCTGAACGAACACAGCTCCAGGTCACATGCTCTGCTCATCATCACCGTGTCTGGATTCAATGTTGATACAGGAAACCGCACACaag GGAAGCTGAACCTGGTGGACCTTGCAGGCTCAGAACGGATTGGGAAGTCGGGGGCGGAGGGCAGTCGGCTCCGAGAGGCTCAGTGCATCAACAAGTCGCTGTCGGCGCTCGGTGATGTCATCAATGCTCTGCGGAGCAAACACTCCCACATCCCGTTCAGGAACTCCCGCCTCACTTACCTGCTGCAGGACTCTCTCAGCGGGGACAGCAAGACCCTGATGATGGTGCAG GTGTCTCCATTGCCTAGCAACATAAGTGAGTCCATCTGCTCGCTGAAGTTTGCTCAGCGCGTTCGCAGCGTTGAGCTGAGCTCATCAACCACGTCCTCAAGGAGGCACGAGAACTCTTCCACCTCATCCTCACCCACGCATGACAGTGTggag CTGGACTCACCCCCTGTAACCCCCATCCCCCTCCCCATCTCTCGGGCAAGCAGTGCTGGCTCCACCCTCTCATCGGCCTCCAGGACCCCCAGCAGCTCCCGCAGGAGGTCCCAGTCCCAGCTGTCCACAGGTAC acaggtagacagagCCAGCCAATTGGTTGGAGACGGTGGGCAG GACGATTGA
- the katnb1 gene encoding katanin p80 WD40 repeat-containing subunit B1 isoform X1: MAAASSTKISWRLQEFEAHSSSVSCLALGKSSGRLLATGGEDCRVNIWAVSKANCIMSLTGHKNPVECVQFNVSEEQVVAGSQSGSIRVWDLEAAKILRTLMGHKANITSLGFHPFGDFLASSSLDTNIKLWDVRRKGYVFRYKGHTQAVRGLAFSPDGKWLASASDDCTVKLWDLTQGKTITEFKSHIAAVNVVQFHPNEYLLASGSSDRTIKLWDLEKFTMISSLEGDTTPIRCIFFSPDGSCLYSGATDSLRVFGWEPDRCFDVVPVGWGRVSDLAVCNQQLIGVSHQLSSVSSFVVDLKRVKKSSGSLIQGIIQDNQPLTEPKDPRGSALRRNYDRPTTTCSSQRVKQGSDTDRRSPSEDEADEKLSSAEIHNAEDYKEIFQPKNAISRTPPRISEPFPAPPEDETILAIGRQLKDMVSPFPDKQQAPPLASSTPVQRVEPTVVLCVKRPAPSAVAPSTSDPPRSRSPPPQPPIATKSKQQPKIILSTRNEPIGLNVADFLPCSPNARPGVLSDEEALSQIKKGHDTMCVMLSSRHKNLEMVRVVWAREDIKSALDTAVSMNDLSIVVDILNIINLQPSLWKLDLCTSILPQIDKLLQSKYESYMQTGCTSLKLIMKHFWMLISDTLKAVPSVGVDITREERHLKCRMCCKQLKNLSNFVKNKAAQVGRHGSAFKELQLLMAPLDDSL, translated from the exons ATGGCTGCTGCAAGTTCCACCAAGATCTCATGGCGACTGC AGGAGTTTGAGGCCCACTCCagctctgtttcctgtttggctCTGGGGAAAAGTTCAGGCCGCTTGCTGGCTACAGGAGGAGAGGACTGCAGGGTGAACATCTGGGCTGTGAGCAAGGCCAACTGCATCATG AGTCTGACGGGTCACAAGAACCCGGTGGAGTGTGTCCAGTTCAATGTGTCAGAGGAGCAAGTCGTCGCCGGTTCTCAGTCTGGATCCATACGGGTCTGGGACCTGGAGGCTGCCAAGA TTTTAAGGACCCTGATGGGACACAAAGCCAACATCACCAGTCTGGGCTTTCATCCGTTTGGAGACTTCCTGGCTTCCAGCTCCCTGGACACAAATATCAAG CTGTGGGATGTCAGGAGGAAAGGATATGTGTTCAGGTACAAG GGCCACACTCAGGCTGTGAGGGGTCTGGCCTTCAGTCCAGATGGGAAATGGTTGGCTTCAGCAAGTGACGACTGCACTGTGAAG CTGTGGGACCTGACTCAGGGGAAAACCATCACAGAATTCAAATCTCACATCGCCGCCGTCAACGTGGTGCAGTTTCACCCCAATGAGTACCTGCTGGCATCAGGCAGCTCCGACAG gaccATCAAGCTGTGGGATCTGGAGAAATTCACCATGATCAGCTCACTAGAGGGAGACACAACTCCAATCAG GTGTATATTTTTCAGTCCGGATGGCAGCTGTCTATACAGCGGGGCCACAGACTCTCTGCGGGTCTTTGGCTGGGAGCCTGATCGCTGCTTCGATGTGGTTCCGGTGGGCTGGGGTCGAGTTTCCGACCTTGCTGTCTGCAACCAGCAGCTG ATTGGTGTCTCCCACCAACTTTCCAGCGTGTCATCCTTTGTGGTCGACCTGAAGCGGGTGAAGAAGAGCAGTGGCTCCCTGATCCAAGGAATCATCCAGGACAACCAGCCACTCACAGAGCCCAAGGATCCCAGGGGATCTGCTCTGCGCCGCAACTATGACAGACCCACAACCACCTGCAGCTCGCAGAG ggtgAAGCAGGGGTCAGACACTGATAGGCGAAGCCCCAGTGAGGATGAAGCAGATGAAAAGCTGTCGTCAGCTGAGATTCACAACGCTGAGGACTACAAGGAGATTTTTCAGCCCAAGAACGCCATCT ctcGAACTCCTCCCAGGATTTCAGAACCTTTTCCTGCTCCTCCAGAAGACG AGACCATATTAGCCATTGGCCGTCAGCTGAAGGACATGGTTTCTCCGTTTCCTGACAAGCAGCAG GCTCCACCTTTGGCCTCTTCCACACCCGTCCAGAGGGTGGAGCCTACGGTAGTCTTGTGTGTGAAGCGCCCAGCCCCCTCAGCAGTGGCCCCTTCAACCTCCGACCCCCCCAGGTCCCGCTCCCCTCCCCCTCAGCCTCCCATCGCCACGAAGTCTAAACAACAACCTAAGATCATCCTGAGCACCAGGAACGAGCCCATTGGCCTCAACGTGGCCGATTTCCTGCCT TGTTCACCCAACGCCAGACCTGGAGTCCTGAGTGACGAGGAGGCTCTGTCCCAGATCAAGAAAGGCCATGACACCATGTGTGTAATGCTGAGCAGCCGACACAAGAACCTGGAGATGGTTCGAGTTGTGTGGGCCAGAGAGGACATCAAG agTGCTCTGGACACGGCTGTCTCCATGAACGACCTGTCTATCGTAGTGGACATCCTCAACATCATCAACCTGCAGCC GTCACTATGGAAACTGGACCTGTGTACATCGATTCTTCCTCAGATTGACAAACTGTTGCAGAGTAAATATGAGAG ttacATGCAGACCGGTTGTACATCTCTTAAACTCATCATGAAACATTTCTGGATGTTGATCTCTGACACGCTGAAGGCGGTGCCATCTGTGGGTGTCGACATCACAAGGGAGGAGCG ACACCTGAAGTGCAGGATGTGCTGTAAACAGCTGAAGAACCTCAgtaactttgtgaaaaacaaagcagcgcAGGTCGGTCGCCATGGCAGCGCCTTcaaggagctgcagctgctcatgGCACCGCTCGATGACTCACTCTGA